GCATTACTGATTGATTTGAGACGGGAATTCGAATACCTCTATAAACAATTTGACGTTCCTAATATTATTTACAGTAGACCGGAATCAGTTAGAGATCATTATGATAATATTTCCAAAGATATTCCGGTTATAATTGCTGACAATGCAGGATTAAGAAGCAGAGAGATTGTAGAGTTCCTAATTGGAAAAGGATTTACAAATGTAGGTAATCTTATCGGAGGTATGTTTGAATGGGACAGGGATGAGTTGCCACTGAAAATAAATAATAAAGAAATGCTTAGCGGTTCATGTCTTTGTGTACTAAGAAAAAAGAAACAATAAAAAGGAAATGATATGAGCTCACTTACAAAAAAACTTTCATTCTTAGACAGATATTTAACTCTTTGGATATTTCTTGCAATGTTCATCGGAGTTTTTTCAGGTTATCTCTTTCCGGGAATAGCAAAATTTTGGGAGTCACTTAAATCATCACCAGAAAGCACCACAAACATACCTATTGCAATCGGCTTGATTCTTATGATGTATCCTCCTCTTGCAAAAGTTAAATATGAAGAGTTGGGAGATGTATTCAAAAACGTAAAACTACTTTCTCTTTCGCTAGTTCAGAACTGGATTATCGGACCAATCTTAATGTTTTTTCTTGCAATAATTTTTCTACAAGACTACCCGCATTATATGGCTGGTTTAATACTGATTGGACTTGCGAGATGTATTGCAATGGTAATTGTGTGGAATGAACTTGCAAAAGGTGATACTGAGTATGCTGCCGGTCTGGTTGCGTTCAACTCAATTTTTCAAGTGCTCTTCTTTTCGGTTTATGCTTATGTGTTCTTAACAGTTTTACCTCATTGGTTCGGTTTTCAATCATTCAAAGTTGATATAACAATCGGACAAATTGCGGAGAGTGTTTTTATTTATCTTGGAATTCCTTTCATAGCCGGAATAATAACTCGCTTCACATTGATAAAACTGAAAAACAAAGAATGGTATCAGACGAAGTTTATTCCAAAGATTAGTCCAATAACTCTAATTGCTCTGCTCTTCACAATCATCGTAATGTTCTCGCTTAAGGGTGAATACATTGTAAAAATACCGCTCGATGTTGTGCGCATTGCAATTCCGCTGCTATTCTATTTTGTGATAATGTTTCTTGTTTCTTTCTATATGGGAAGAAAGATCGGAGCGGATTATTCAAAAACAGCAACACTTTCCTTTACTGCTGCCAGTAACAATTTTGAATTAGCAATTGCAGTAGCAGTCGCTGTGTTTGGAATAAACAGCGGAGAAGCATTCGCTGCTGTTATTGGTCCTCTTGTAGAAGTGCCGGTTCTCATTGCGTTGGTGAATGTAGCTTTATGGTTTCAGAAAAAATATTTTAAAAATGCAGAGGAAGGAACTGTCAAAGCTCCTAATGTTTGTCCATAATGAATGGTATTAAAATGAATTATCTCTCAAATAAATTGAACGAAGAAAAAACCAAATTCCTAATTCCACTAGTGTTGTTGCCGGTGTGGCTTATTCTTTATTTGAATCTTGAAAACCTCACAAACTTTTTGATTTATGAAATCGTGAACCTATCTAAAGGCGCCCATCTTACAGATGCTGTCTGGTTTTTCATCTTCGAAGTGCCGAAAGTTCTTCTACTACTTACGCTAATTGTTTTTGGTGTTGGAATAATAAGAAGCTACTTCTCTCCGGAACGAACAAGAAAGTTGCTTGGCGGTAAAAAGCTTTTTGCCGGAAATGTTTCGGCAAGTCTATTGGGAATTGTAACTCCATTTTGCTCATGTTCAGCAATTCCTCTTTTCCTCGGATTTGTAGAAAGCGGAGTTCCGCTTGGTGTAACGTTTTCTTTTCTAATTGCAGCGCCAATGATAAATGAAGTTGCACTTGTTTTGCTCTTCGGTTTGTTCGGTTGGAAGACAGCTCTTTTATATATGTCAACCGGTTTGTTAATAGCGATGATTTCCGGTTATATAATCGGCAGATTAAAATTAGAAAGGTATGTTGAACCGTGGGTATATGAAGTTAAAGCTGGACATCTTGAAATGGAAGAAGAAAAAATTCCTTTCTCTCAAAGAATAACCGCCGGTATTGATGCCGTAAAAGAAATTGTTAGTAAAGTTTGGATATATATAGTAATCGGAATTGCTGTCGGCGCGGGAATACACGGATATGTGCCGGAAAACTTTATGGCTTCGCTGATGGGTAAATCAGCATGGTGGTCTGTCCCGATTGCTGTTATTCTTGGCGTTCCTATGTATTCAAATGCTGCGGGGATAATTCCGATAGTTCAAGCATTGTTGGAAAAAGGCGCATCGCTAGGAACTGTGCTTGCGTTTATGATGAGCGTTATCGGTTTGTCGCTCCCCGAAACTATAATTCTTAAAAAAGTTCTCAAGCTGCAATTGATTTTTGTTTTTGTCGGAGTTGTAGCCGCGGGAATAATTATTGTTGGTTATCTTTTTAATTTGATTTATTAAAGGAGTAGAAATGGTTTCAGTAAAAGTTCTTGGCACCGGATGCAAAAAGTGCCAGACACTTGAGGCGAAAGTCCGAGAATTAATATCTTCAAATAATATTGATGCTGTAGTTGAAAAGGTTACTGATCTTGAAGAAATTGTAAAGTCCGGCATAATGATGACGCCCGGCTTGGTCATAAATGATAAAGTAAAAAGTTTCGGAATTATTCCAAAAGACAAACAGATTATAAACTGGTTAAAGGAAAATTAAAATGTTGAGTGAAACGAGATCCCGTTTAGCGGGAAAATATTCAAGAGGAGCATTTTTATTTATTGTTTTTATCTTTGCTGGAGTAACATTCGGTCAATCAAAACCAAAAGTAACATTTATTGAACTCGGTTCTGTAAACTGTATACCGTGTAAACAAATGCAGCCGGTTATGAAGGCAATTGAAGCAAAATTTGGTGAAAGAGTAAAAGTAATTTTTTATGATGTCTGGACAGAAGAGCAAAAACCAATGGCTGAAAAATATGGGATAAAGCTTATTCCAACTCAGGTATTTCTTGATGAGAAAGGGAAGGAATTTTTCCGTCACGAAGGATTTTATCCGGAGAAAGAAATAGATAAACTTCTGCAAGGGAAAGGTTTGAAAGTGAAAAAATAAACTCGATGGCTCTCTGCGAAATCTCTGCGTTCCTCTGTGTAACAAAAAACTTACACGGAGAAACAAAGAGTTTGTACTGAGTCGCACGGAGAAGGGAGAATAGATGATTGACCAAATATTCGGAATTTTGTACGATGCTATGAACGGTGCTGTGTGGATTGCAGTCCTGGCTTCATTTGCGTGGGGAGTGTTATCAATACTTCTTTCGCCATGCCACTTGTCAAGCATTCCGCTTGTTGTTGGATTTATCAGTTCTCAAGGGAAAATCTCTTTGAGAAGAACGTTTTACATCTCACTTGTTTTTTCTGTCGGGATATTAATCACGATAGCAATAATCGGAATTATAACTGCGTCGCTTGGAAGACTAATGGGTGATGTCGGGAAGATCGGGAATTATCTTGTTGCGGGAATATTTTTTCTTGTTGGGCTTTATCTTCTCGATATAATAAAACTTAATTGGAACATAGGGTTAAAGCCTACAAAAGCGAAAGGATTATGGGCTGCACTGATACTTGGGTTACTATTTGGCTTAGCGCTTGGACCTTGTACATTTGCTTATATGGCACCGGTTCTTGGTATAGTATTTCAAACTGCTCAAACAAATTATTTCCTTGCGATGGTATTTTTACTTGCCTTCGGAATAGGACATTGTTCAGTTATTGTAGGCGCCGGAACATTAACCAAAAAAGTTCAGCAGTATTTGAACTGGAGCGAAGAATCTAAAACTATTCTTTGGATAAAAAGAATCTGTGGGATTCTTGTCATTTTAGGCGGTGTATTTTTACTCTTAAATTAATGTTCGATTCTTAATAAGTGAAGAAGAATTTATTCAGCGTCTAAAATTGGAATTAATTAATCAAATATTTACTTTACAAAGTAGAGAAGTGGGATTATGAAATAGGAATATCAAAAATATAAATCTCATCTTAATTATTTGAAGAATCAAAGTTTTCCGAACCTACCTAAAAAAGTGTAAATTGAAAATTGAGAGTACAGAATTCAATATTTGCTTAAACAACCAAATTGAGAATTAATGAGCGTAAATAAATCTTTAGAAGAATTTATTAAGGGGATTCCAAAAGCGGAATTGCATTTGCATATTGAAGGAACATTGGAACCGGAGCTGATGTTCGAAATTGCTAAACGAAACAACATAAAGATAAAACAAAAATCGATACAAGAACTTCGCGACGCATACCACTTTAACAATCTACAAGAATTCCTTGATATTTATTACGAAGGCGCTTCGGTTCTAATCACCGAACAAGATTTTTATGATATGACTTGGGCTTACCTAGAGAAAGCTCATTCGCAAAATGTTCTTCATGCAGAGATATTTTTTGATCCCCAGACTCATACGAATCGCGGTATTAGCTTCCACACAGTTATCAAAGGCATCCATAGAGCCCTTGATGATGCCAATGAGAAATTTGGAATCACAAGCAAGTTAATTCCATGTTTTCTAAGAGACATGGATTCAAACTCGGCAATGGAAACTCTTAATAAAGCATGTGCATACAAAAATTGGATCACTGCATTCGGACTTGATTCTGCAGAGATTGGTAATCCTCCTTCAAAATTTAAAGAAGTGTTTGATAGCGCCCGTGATAAAGGATTTTTAACAGTTGCCCATGCGGGTGAGGAAGGTCCGGCTGAATATGTCTGGGAAGCAATTAATTTATTGAAAGTCTCAAGAATTGATCACGGCAATCATTCTCTTGATGATGAATCTTTGGTAGAATACTTATATCAGACGAAAATTCCGCTAACTGTTTGTCCGCTTTCCAATTTAAAATTAAAAGTGGTGAAGAACTTAACAGAACATCCATTAAAAGAAATGATGAGGAAAGGATTACTTGTAACTCTCAACTCGGATGATCCGGCATATTTTGGCGGATATATAAGTGAAAATTATTTGGCATTGGCAGAATCATTGAGCTTGACAAGAGAAGAGATTTATCAGCTCGCCAAAAATTCTTTTATTGCCAGCTTCCTTGATGAGATTGAAAAAGAAATGATGATAAAAAAAATAGAAGAGTTCAGTCTTAGTTTCTCTGCTAGAAAACTGATATGAAAAAAGTTTTTACTCTGTGTATATCATAAAAAAGATTATTTTTTTGGAAAAAGGTTAATGGAATTTCAAAATAAAGATCATTGGTACGACGGATTATTCTACGATAAAATAATCGCGCCGAATCAAGATAAAGCTTATCGAATAGTCAGATCACTCTTATCAGATAATTGCTCACTTCTAGATGTCGGATGCGGAACAGGCAGATTAGCATTTCAATTAGTTTCAAAGTTCAGTAGGTATGAAGGAATTGATCCTTCAAAAAAAAATATTGAGTTGGCGTTAAATAATCTTTCCAAAAGCCCATCCGAAAAAATTTCATTTCATCACACGGACGCTAAGACTTTCATGCAATCTCAAAATAAGCAATTTGATTTTGCCGTAATCTCCTATGTCATACACGAAGTGGATGAAGATAAAAGGGAGAATCTTTTACTTGCACTTTCCGAATCAGTTAACAAAATAATAGTCGTAGATTATTTGTACCCTCGTCCAAATAATTTCTGGTCATTCTTAAATGAATTTGTTGAATTTGCCGCCGGTAAAGAACATTACAGAAATTTCAAATCATATCTTGCCGGAAAGGGGATTGGCGGTCTCGCCGGAAGAACGGGATTAAAAATTGTTAGAGAGATAAAAAATAGTCCATCGACTTCCCATATCGTAGTATTAACCAAGTAAAATGCAGCAATTGTAAAAGTATTGAATGAAGAGACCTCCAACTGAAACTAACCCAATTTAGTTTACCTTGGGATAAATGTACTCATAAAAGCAAAAATTACACAAGGGTTCAACTAATCTTTTGTTTATTGCGCTCATTGAGTTATTTTTGCACAGCGTAAAATAAAATGGCGCGTTCGTCTAGTGGTCCAGGACGCCGCCCTCTCAAGGCGGAGATCACGGGTTCGACCCCCGTACGCGCTACATTTTTTTATAGTCGGTTATGTTGATGTTTGCTTATTTATTAAGAAGTATTAAGGATGGTACCTACTACTACGGATCAACAAAAGACTTAGAGAGTAGATTAAAAGAACATAATAATGGAAAAGTTAAGTATACAAAGGGGCACCGACCTTATAAATTGCACTATTTTGAAGAATTCACCTCAAGGAAAGAAGCTTTTGAAAGAGAAAGATTTTTCAAGTCGATAGATGGATATAACTGGCTAAAAGAGAAGGGGATAATTTAAATAAAGCGGAGATCACGGGTTCTCCCGAAGGGACTCCTACGGAGGACCCCCGTACGCGCTACTATTAGGGAAATTATTTGTTTCCCTTTTTTGTTTAATATTAACCGGTAAATAAATTTCTATTTTCATTTTGGACGAATCTTATGTCTCGATACGAAAAACATATTTTCATTTGCGAAAATAAAAGAGATCCTAGTGATCCCCGCGGTTGTTGTTCCGAAAAGAATTCGTTGGCAATCCGTGATCTTTTTAAAAAACGTCTGAAAGAATTGGGACTCAACAAAAAAATGCGTGCAAACGGCACCGGTTGTTTAGATGCTTGTGCGTTTGGTCCTAGCATTGTAGTTTATCCGGAACAAATTTGGTACGGCGGGGTAAAGGTTGATGATGTAGAAGAAATAATTCAGAATCATTTAATTAATGATAAGCCTGTTGAAAGATTATTAATTAAGGATAAGAAGTTTTTAAGAGATGAGTGAATTAACAGATAAAAAATATGCAAAAAAAATTTTCGATCTTCTCGGAAAAGAATATCCCGCTGTTCGACCAGCACTGGATTATACTTCACCATTTCAGTTATTAATTTCAACCATTCTTTCCGCACAATGTACAGATGCGCGGGTTAACATCGTAACAAAAACTCTTTTCAAGAAATACAAAAAGCCGGAAGACTATCTAGAAGTTGAAAATACGGAACTTGAGAAAGATATTTTTTCTACGGGATTCTACAGGCAGAAAGCTAAGAGTATTCGCAATTGTTGTGCGGAGCTAATTGAAAGACATAATGGTAAAGTGCCAAAAGATTTTGATGCGCTCACAAAACTTTCCGGTGTAGGCAGAAAAACCGCATCTGTCGTTGCGGGAAATGCATTTGGAATTCCGGCAATTGCAGTTGATACTCACGTTAAAAGGTTATCAAACTTGCTTGGCTTAGTGAAAACATCGGATCCGGAAAAAATTGAATTCCGTTTAAAAGAATTATTGCCGGAAAGTTATTGGATCAATGCATCGCATTGGCTTGCCACACATGGAAGAATTGTATGCTTTGCAAATCGACCGCAGTGTCATCTTTGTGTGCTGGCAGATATTTGTCCTTCCTTCAATCCAAAGAGTGGAGTTAAAAAATGAACGGTGAAAAAATGAGAGACCGGAATTTCTGCCAGGAAATTTTGAATGAATTTACCAAAAGCGATAGTTTATTAAAACATGCTTTTGCGGTAGAAACATGTGTACGGGCTTACGCAGAAAAATTTAATGAAGATATTGAGTATTGGGGAAATGTTGCACTGCTTCACGATTTTGATTATGAAAAATATCCAACAGCAGAAGAACATCCATTTAAAGGAAGTGAAATTTTGAAAGAGAGAGGATTTGATGATGAATTCCGGAATACCATTATGTCTCATGCGGATTACTCAAATATTCCAAGAGAGACATTATTAATGAAAACCCTCTTTGCATGTGATGAGTTAGCCGGATTTATAACCGCAGTGACTTATGTTCGCCCGAGCAAAAGTATTGATGAGGTTGAATTGAAATCCGTCATCAAAAAAATGAAAGATAAAGCTTTTGCGCGTGCAGTGAATCGCGATGATATTACAAAAGGTGCTGAAGTGCTTGGTATTGCACTAGATGCGCATATTCAATTTTGCATTAATGCGATGAAAAATAATAAAATGGCTCTGGGATTATAAAAAAAATATTGCGGTATTTTTCCTAGTAAAAGTGTGAATAAAAATTTTCGAAATGGTATGCAGTTTCTATTTTTGCTTGATTGCTGCTTGGTATGAACGAGATTTTAGATAATTAACCGGGGTGGTTAGGAAAACCGGATAGATCACACATCAATATAAAAATGTGAGAATATTCTTAATTGACTTGACAAGCGATGGTATCTTCCCTAAATTTTGCCTCGTAAAAATGGAGAAAAATTATAGAGAGTTTGTCTACCGCTTTTGAATACTATATTCAGCAATAAAATTTTAAAAATTTAACATTATTCTCAATAGCGCGATGAAAACTAAATTCTCTTTAATGATTCTCTTTTTTGTTTTAAATCTGGTCTTGTCTGCCCAGGACATTAAAATTCTTTCATCAGATTTAAATTCCATCATCCTAGAGTACCACCCGGTTTACGGCGACACTTCTGCAATTTCATCGCAGGGCGAACAATTTTTTAAAATAAAATTGCTCGGTGGGTTTGTTGCAAATTTTGCAAAACAAGGATTACCGCAGCTTCAAGTCCGTGCATTAAATATTGGCGTTCCTTCTGAAGTAGGGAATACGATTCAGGTTCTAAGTTCAGATTTTTCTATACTTAGCGGAAAATATTTGCCAAATCCCCGTTTGGAAAAATATTCGGTTGGTGCAGTTGAAAAATATTTAAAAGGTGATAATTATTCCTCAACGTCAGAGCCGGATTTAGTTTCTTTTGGAGAATTTGGGTTAGTCAGAAATCTTCCAGTACAAACAATTAATATTTACCCGATTCAATTTGACGGTAAATCAAATACAATTAAAGTATATAAGAAAATTATTTTCAAGATTTCCTTTTCATCATCTCGTGCAGCCGCTCAACCAGTAAAAGACGATTTGCTTCAATCAGTTGTTCTTAATTGGGATGTTGCTAAAAATTGGGGTGTTGCAGAAAAGAAACTCCAAAAAATATCCAGCTCGGCTTTTGCAGACGGGGATTGGTATCGCATTGAAACTCCGGGAGAAGGAATTTACAGAATAGACAGAAATTATCTGCAGGCATTGGGTGTTGATGTTAACAACGTTGATCCTAGGAAGATAAAGATATTTGGTTATGGAGGTTATTCTTTACCGGAAGCTGTTAGTTTATCTAAAAGCAGCGGACCAATTGAAAATGCTATCTATATATCCGGAGAGCAAGACGGCAAGTTTGATGCGAGTGATTACATTCTCTTTTACGGAAGACAACCAGAATTTTGGGAATATAGTACATTGCTGAAAAAAATTATCCGTTTGAAACAGCCATATTCAAAAAAGAATTATTATCTGCTCAACATCAGTTCTACAAATGGAAAGCGGATGACTGAAAAACCTTCGTTAAATATTTCAAACGCATACCCACAGCAATCAACGTTTGCATTTGTAAGTAACGATAAAGACAGTACTAACATTGGTAAATCCGGTAGAGACTATTTAGGAGACCAATTTGATTCCTTTACAAAAAGTAGAACTTATATTAATACATTAACCGGAATTCTTCCTTCAAGTAAGATCAATTACAAATTCAGACTTATAAACGGCGGCACTACTGCGGTTTCAGTTTTGGTTCAGGAGAGTGGTACTCAGATCTACAATACTTCTATTAGAGGTACTGTCGATTTTATTTATGGCTATGAAGATTCGGGGTCAGAAACTGCAACATATAGTGGTACTCTTTCTCAAGAAAGAAGCAATCTAAAGATTTCACTTACATCGAGTTCAGATGCGCAAAGATTATATCTGGATTATTTTGAAATTTATTATCAGAGAGCACTAAACTCTATTTCGGATAATCTTTTATTTTTCTCCAAAGATACCACTACTAATATTGAATATACTCTTAGTAACTTTTCGAATAGTACGATTCAGGCATTTGATGTGACCGATTACGCAAATGTTAAAATTATCAGCGGGGCTGCAATCAGCGGCGGTCAGTTAAAGTTTGAGGCAAGCGAAATTAAAGGTAACGTGAGCAAATATCTTTCTGTCGGGCAGTCAGGTTTTAAGGTACCGGTAAACGGGATAAAAATTACCAACTCGAATCTTCGAGGTAATTTGGCCGGCAGCGAAATGATTATTATAGCTCCGCGCGATTTCAAAACCCAAGCCGAAAAATATGCATCTTACCGTTCAAGTCAGTCACCTTATAAATTATCCACACAGATTTTTTATGTAGATGATATAATGAATGAATTTTCCGGCGGAGTGCTTGATCCTACAGCTATCAGAGATTTCGTAAAATTTGCATATGACAACTGGCAGATCAAACCATCTTACCTTCTATTATTCGGCGACGGTGATTATGATTATCTCAATAGCGAAAAATTAAATGTAAATTTTATTCCTACTTATCAAACGGCGGAATCGTTGGATGAAATTTCTTCATATCCAATGGATGATTACTTTGCCCGTGTTTCCGGTGACGATAGAAAAATTGATCTTGCAATCGGTAGAATGAATATTCAAACAACTCAAGATGCCGATGTTGTGATTGCTAAAGTTATCAAATACGAAACCGGTTTGGAGAAAGGAATTTGGCGCAATACAATTACACTTGCGGCAGATGACGGACCTGCTGCTGCCGGACAGGATGACGGCAGCACCCATACAGCTCAATCGGAAAATTTAGCTAACAATAAAATTCCAAAATATTTTGATTTGGATAAAATTTATCTTGCTGCTTATCCAACTGTTTTTACCGGATCCGGCAGAAGAAAACCTGGAGTTAATAAAGCTATAGTTGATGCTGTCAATAATGGAACTCTAATTTTAAATTGGATTGGGCATGGTAATCCCGGTGTTTGGGCGCATGAAAGTGTCTTTGAAAAAACAACAACAATTCCGCAATTAGTAAATCAAAATTATTTTTTCTTAACTGCAGCAACCTGCGACTTCGGAAAATATGATGATCCGTCAACTCAAAGTTCAACCGAATTAATGAATAATAAAGGTGATGGTGGTTCAATAGCAGCTTTTACTGCGGCACGAGTCGTTTTTTCAACTTCCAATGCCGAGATAAACGATTCGTTATATTCAAATCTTTTCAGAGTGCGGGACGCAAATAACTTGCCTGTAAGAATTGGGAAAGCATATTTTCTTACAAAACAATTTCTCAATTACGAAAATGATGATAAGTATCACTTGTTTGGCGATCCTGCATTACGTCTTGATGAACCTCAGATGAAAACCGCAATTGATTCAGTTAATGGTAAAAGTTTAAAAGCGTTAGTTCAGTTAAATGCACTTAGCCCGGTGATTATTAAAGGTTCTGTAAGAAATCCGGACGGGACAAAGAATTTATACAATGGCGAAGCGGTTGTAAGTGTATTCGATTCGGAGCGCTCTCTTGAATTAAAAGAAATGAATTACACAATTACTCTTCCCGGAGGATTGATTTACAAAGGAAGAGCAACAGTTACAAATGGTGAATTCCAATCCGAGTTTGTTGTTCCAAAAGATATTTCATATGAAAACAAAAATGGAAAGATTGTCTCATATATCTCCAACAGCAGCATTGATGGAGTTGGGTTTACAAATAATATTATTGTCGGTGGAACAAATCCGGATGCGAAGAGCGATGGTAAAGGGCCGGATATCGCAATCTATTTTGACAATGTAAATTTTACGAGCTCTTATTTGGTTAATCCGGATTTTACATTGATTGCAAAACTTTCAGATCAAACCGGCTTGAATACAACAGGCACCGGTATTGGGCATAAACTGGAAGGGATCTTGAATGATGATCAAACTAACGCGATAGATTTTTCAAATAATTTTGTCGGTGATCTTAATTCCGGCGGTAAATCGGGTACCATTAATTACAAATTTACAAATATGAGTCCGGGCGATTATAAATTAACAATTAAAGCTTGGGATGTTTACAACAACTTATCAACTCAAGATGCTTCATTCACAGTTGTTTCGGCTGATAATGGAATTGTACTTCGCGATGTAGTTAATTATCCCAACCCGTTTTCATCAAATACAACATTTACATTTCAACATAATATAAGCAGTGCGATTAATGCCAAGATAAAAATCTATTCCATTGCCGGAAGATTGATAAAACAAATTGAAGCAACTG
The sequence above is drawn from the Ignavibacteriales bacterium genome and encodes:
- the porU gene encoding type IX secretion system sortase PorU, which translates into the protein MKTKFSLMILFFVLNLVLSAQDIKILSSDLNSIILEYHPVYGDTSAISSQGEQFFKIKLLGGFVANFAKQGLPQLQVRALNIGVPSEVGNTIQVLSSDFSILSGKYLPNPRLEKYSVGAVEKYLKGDNYSSTSEPDLVSFGEFGLVRNLPVQTINIYPIQFDGKSNTIKVYKKIIFKISFSSSRAAAQPVKDDLLQSVVLNWDVAKNWGVAEKKLQKISSSAFADGDWYRIETPGEGIYRIDRNYLQALGVDVNNVDPRKIKIFGYGGYSLPEAVSLSKSSGPIENAIYISGEQDGKFDASDYILFYGRQPEFWEYSTLLKKIIRLKQPYSKKNYYLLNISSTNGKRMTEKPSLNISNAYPQQSTFAFVSNDKDSTNIGKSGRDYLGDQFDSFTKSRTYINTLTGILPSSKINYKFRLINGGTTAVSVLVQESGTQIYNTSIRGTVDFIYGYEDSGSETATYSGTLSQERSNLKISLTSSSDAQRLYLDYFEIYYQRALNSISDNLLFFSKDTTTNIEYTLSNFSNSTIQAFDVTDYANVKIISGAAISGGQLKFEASEIKGNVSKYLSVGQSGFKVPVNGIKITNSNLRGNLAGSEMIIIAPRDFKTQAEKYASYRSSQSPYKLSTQIFYVDDIMNEFSGGVLDPTAIRDFVKFAYDNWQIKPSYLLLFGDGDYDYLNSEKLNVNFIPTYQTAESLDEISSYPMDDYFARVSGDDRKIDLAIGRMNIQTTQDADVVIAKVIKYETGLEKGIWRNTITLAADDGPAAAGQDDGSTHTAQSENLANNKIPKYFDLDKIYLAAYPTVFTGSGRRKPGVNKAIVDAVNNGTLILNWIGHGNPGVWAHESVFEKTTTIPQLVNQNYFFLTAATCDFGKYDDPSTQSSTELMNNKGDGGSIAAFTAARVVFSTSNAEINDSLYSNLFRVRDANNLPVRIGKAYFLTKQFLNYENDDKYHLFGDPALRLDEPQMKTAIDSVNGKSLKALVQLNALSPVIIKGSVRNPDGTKNLYNGEAVVSVFDSERSLELKEMNYTITLPGGLIYKGRATVTNGEFQSEFVVPKDISYENKNGKIVSYISNSSIDGVGFTNNIIVGGTNPDAKSDGKGPDIAIYFDNVNFTSSYLVNPDFTLIAKLSDQTGLNTTGTGIGHKLEGILNDDQTNAIDFSNNFVGDLNSGGKSGTINYKFTNMSPGDYKLTIKAWDVYNNLSTQDASFTVVSADNGIVLRDVVNYPNPFSSNTTFTFQHNISSAINAKIKIYSIAGRLIKQIEATDLLDKFVKIDWDGRDEDGNQIANGTYLYKLIVESVDGLFKDNVLGKLAVVR